One genomic region from Cryptococcus gattii WM276 chromosome C, complete sequence encodes:
- a CDS encoding uncharacterized protein (Similar to SGTC gene model, INSD accession EAL21991.1), which yields MAYTRYSSLPSLIASLGIGSAMMISGMRIRDGMDYGYESAAASSAVLMYPTIRRFIKTRAPIPATIALLATASTAYYIVETFDGRAQKSVATPL from the exons ATGGCCTATACCCGCTACTCGTCTCTCCCCTCCCTTATCGCTTCACTCGGTATCGGCAGTGCGATGATGATTAGCGGGATGCGAATTCGGGATGGGATGGATTATGGATATGAGAGTGCAGCTG CAAGCTCCGCAGTATTAATGTACCCCACTATAAG ACGATTCATCAAGACCCGCGCTCCTATCCCGGCTACCATCGCACTCCTCGCCACAGCCAGCACGGCATACTATATCGTTGAAACATTTGACGGTCGGGCCCAAAAATCGGTGGCTACGCCATTGTAG
- a CDS encoding uncharacterized protein (Similar to TIGR gene model, INSD accession AAW42676.1), whose protein sequence is MNPLRILKHRLSTTALPPALTLHSHSPLIRPLHPSSSTATSAPTLAKPDDFVLYPNFLNEEEQEVLVTMGLWKLGRSRGGDRRRARRQRGVSAGAGVSDTGASGLQRLFTGEYAFEEGHYDSVIHDYRESLLSTLPSSPHPLLVPTLNRIYALFFSSLPPSPAIETNTSAATLPPAGTLTHILHLSPVGSILPHVDNLEASGRVILGVSLGAERTLRLRRKFSDGEGEGERTREEGWEVRLGSGSVYIQRDSIRYGYEHSILPFDDPSSIWDGKKLEMGHRISIMIRDAPPKPDLLRG, encoded by the exons ATGAACCCTCTGCGCATACTCAAGCACCGCCTCTCCACCACTGCCCTCCCCCCCGCACTCACCCTCCACTCCCACTCCCCCCTCATCCGGCCCCTCCACCCCTCGTCCTCCACAGCAACCTCAGCACCGACACTCGCAAAACCAGACGATTTCGTGCTGTACCCCAACTTTTTGAATGAGGAGGAACAAGAGGTGTTGGTAACGATGGGGCTTTGGAAGTTGGGTCGAAGTCGGGGTGGGGATAggaggagggcgaggagGCAGAGAGGTGTAAGTGCAGGTGCGGGGGTGAGCGATACAGGAGCCAGCGGTCTACAACGCCTGTTCACTGGTGAATACGCTTTTGAAGAG GGCCACTACGATTCTGTCATCCACGATTATCGCGAATCGCTGCTCTCCACCCTGCCTTCGTCCCCGCACCCTTTACTTGTCCCTACGCTGAATCGGATATATGCCTTgttcttctcttcccttcctccttctcctgcCATAGAAACAAATACATCAGCAGCCACCCTTCCACCTGCAGGAACACTCACCCACATCCTCCACCTCTCCCCAGTGGGCTCTATCCTCCCGCATGTCGATAACCTCGAAGCTTCAGGGCGGGTTATTCTCGGCGTATCGTTGGGTGCTGAGAGGACGTTGAGGTTACGGCGCAAGTTTAGCGATggagagggggagggggaaCGAACAAGAGAGGAAGGGTGGGAAGTGAGGTTGGGTAGTGGTTCAGTTTATATCCAGCG CGACTCGATCCGATACGGGTACGAACACTCTATCCTCCCATTCGATGacccttcttccatctgGGACGGGAAAAAGTTGGAAATGGGTCATCGGATTAGTATCATGATCAGG GATGCACCGCCCAAACCTGATCTCTTGAGAGGATAA